The Cricetulus griseus strain 17A/GY chromosome 9, alternate assembly CriGri-PICRH-1.0, whole genome shotgun sequence genome has a segment encoding these proteins:
- the LOC100765079 gene encoding carcinoembryonic antigen-related cell adhesion molecule 15 has translation MESPSLLLCKGLLLTASLLACWTSPTKALRTTKEIRFSAAKGARVLLSVPSQAVNLLSFHWYKGKDANEDFTIAHYEKAKGSLKLGNQISGREEIYMDGSMLLQNVTQEDTGIYTLEIFGSDDLYEITYVHLQVYTIVTQPYLQLNHTTVKRRKNVSIFTCVTPDTGVDINWFFNYKPLNLTERTTLSSEKHKLTINPVWRADAGIYQCEVSNSFSSRRSNPLLFVVAYG, from the exons atggagtccccttctctgcttctctgcaaaGGGCTCCTGCTCACAG CCTCACTTTTAGCTTGCTGGACCTCACCCACCAAGGCGCTAAGAACTACTAAAGAAATTCGGTTCTCTGCTGCCAAAGGAGCCAGGGTTCTTCTCTCTGTTCCTAGCCAGGCAGTGaaccttctctcctttcactggtACAAAGGGAAAGATGCAAACGAAGATTTTACAATTGCCCATTATGAAAAGGCCAAGGGTTCACTTAAACTTGGGAATCAAATCAGCGGCAGGGAAGAAATATATATGGATGGATCCATGCTGCTCCAGAATGTCACCCAGGAAGACACCGGGATCTACACCCTAGAAATCTTTGGATCAGATGACCTCTATGAAATAACATATGTCCACCTTCAAGTGTACA CAATTGTGACACAGCCCTACTTGCAACTCAACCACACTACAGTAAAGAGACGAAAGAATGTTTCAATTTTCACCTGTGTGACACCAGACACTGGAGTTGACATCAATTGGTTCTTCAATTACAAGCCCCTCAATTTAACAGAGAGGACCACTCTGTCATCTGAAAAGCACAAGCTCACCATCAATCCTGTCTGGAGGGCAGACGCAGGGATCTATCAGTGTGAGGTCTCCAACTCCTTCAGCTCCAGGAGGAGTAACCCACTGCTCTTTGTGGTGGCTTATGGCTAA